A single Glycine soja cultivar W05 chromosome 14, ASM419377v2, whole genome shotgun sequence DNA region contains:
- the LOC114384453 gene encoding uncharacterized protein LOC114384453, with translation MGNALKTPCFQLNTNSSSSSKSVKLIFWEGTSRSLKGKHIAGEIMFEFPEMMVCHADSFFIGQPIPVLSIDDKLMPGQTYFVLPIDLFACNNLTVASISALGSCPNKSPIKFGACPFQYLKGSDGRVAIKVMPEFITRLISGGDHNKNNGVGTTPGSPSSFLCSTPELQKHYEQLVKSKDQVWSPKLETISEYKIRFSPCRFIGLEWKEKEKPVEMFTM, from the coding sequence ATGGGAAACGCATTGAAGACTCCATGCTTTCAACTCAACACcaattcatcatcatcatcaaaatccGTGAAGCTCATATTTTGGGAAGGAACATCGAGATCCCTTAAAGGGAAACACATAGCTGGTGAGATCATGTTTGAGTTCCCTGAAATGATGGTTTGTCATGCAGACTCTTTCTTCATTGGACAACCAATTCCTGTTCTCTCCATAGATGATAAACTCATGCCCGGCCAAACCTACTTTGTTCTCCCCATTGATCTCTTTGCATGCAACAACCTCACCGTGGCTTCCATTTCTGCCCTTGGATCTTGCCCTAACAAGTCCCCTATCAAGTTTGGTGCATGCCCTTTTCAGTACTTGAAGGGTTCTGATGGAAGGGTTGCTATTAAGGTCATGCCAGAGTTCATCACTAGGCTCATAAGTGGTGGAGATCACAACAAAAATAATGGTGTTGGAACAACCCCTGGTAGCCCCTCTAGTTTTCTGTGTAGTACTCCTGAGTTGCAAAAGCACTATGAACAGCTTGTGAAGTCTAAGGATCAGGTGTGGTCTCCTAAGCTTGAAACCATTTCAGAATACAAGATTAGGTTTTCGCCATGCAGATTCATAGGATTAGagtggaaagaaaaagaaaagcccGTGGAAATGTTTACTATGTAG
- the LOC114385327 gene encoding uncharacterized protein LOC114385327, with protein sequence MEESSELQSEENKVSNEKNKKRKLKTPAQLKALENFYNEHKYPTEEMKLVLAEELGLTEKQISGWFCHRRLKDKRLMKDEAVANGRQDRSSGVIQDRGSGLGQDSCGSSKHADHRYLDPKEVESHGLYNHELSVADMTHGCRNRYPENVSGVDDTSSESSSFLQERLFSQGLDPYDMEPSRHLTPNGALPPLNPKGAVNMGHKPSGYLKVKGEIEHAAITAVKKQLGRHYLEDGPLLGIEFDLLPPGAFECQTADPANEPYSATNPLLLNSPEISAAKRQPSISSRYDSYYTKFSSQDPHMEGADFGSLHETDFQDKQDKKARQNIKQRQPLYGYTNHFPGRNSFPDLYEDSTGEASAYNSTKSHRMSTKHGVEGMRSDSASNHSDHYEEKLAVKQKGLMLHGYDNINLKNMQRSEHVKSKPSSSIRNSRVPMDTEERGLSARMAKEEMFKGDRKAKNTYCNVDGAGMLSNEIMVAKRAKVDMLQQYNVKKSPVAEMEQRKIQRSAADLPSSFSEDETADTNSSLDY encoded by the exons ATGGAAG AATCAAGTGAATTGCAATCAGAAGAAAATAAAGTCTCcaatgagaaaaataagaaaagaaagctgAAAACACCGGCCCAGCTTAAGGCCTTGGAGAATTTTTATAATG AGCACAAATACCCCACAGAGGAAATGAAATTAGTACTTGCTGAGGAGTTAGGATTGACAGAAAAGCAAATATCTGGATGGTTTTGCCACAGAaggttaaaagataaaagattgatgAAAGATGAAGCTGTTGCTAATGGGCGACAAGATCGTTCAAGTGGTGTCATCCAAGATCGTGGCAGTGGACTTGGGCAAGATTCATGCGGAAGCAGTAAGCATGCTGATCACAGGTATCTGGATCCTAAGGAGGTTGAGAGCCATGGCCTCTACAATCACGAATTGTCAGTTGCAGATATGACTCATGGATGTAGGAACCGTTATCCTGAAAATGTTAGCGGGGTGGATGACACATCATCTGAGAGCAGCTCATTTTTGCAAGAAAGGTTGTTTTCTCAAGGTCTGGATCCATATGATATGGAGCCTTCTAGACATCTTACACCTAACGGAGCTCTTCCACCCCTAAATCCCAAAGGTGCAGTTAACATGGGACACAAACCATCAGGATATTTGAAAGTGAAGGGCGAGATAGAACATGCTGCTATAACTGCTGTTAAGAAGCAATTAGGAAGGCATTATCTGGAAGATGGTCCACTACTTGGTATAGAATTCGATCTGCTTCCTCCAGGGGCATTTGAATGCCAAACTGCAGATCCAGCTAATG AACCATACTCTGCTACAAATCCTCTGCTTCTGAATTCTCCAGAAATCTCTGCTGCAAAAAGACAACCCAGTATTAGCTCT AGATATGATTCATATTATACTAAGTTTAGTTCCCAAGATCCGCATATGGAAGGAGCTGACTTTGGTTCCTTGCACGAAACTGATTTCCAGGATAAACAAGATAAGAAAGCGCGTCAGAATATAAAACAAAGGCAACCTTTATACGGTTATACCAATCATTTTCCTGGAAGGAACTCTTTCCCAGATTTGTATGAAGACTCTACTGGAGAAGCATCTGCTTATAATAGCACCAAGAGTCATAGAATGAGCACTAAACATGGTGTTGAGGGGATGCGATCTGATTCTGCTTCTAACCATAGTGATCACTATGAAGAGAAGCTTGCAGTTAAGCAGAAAGGCTTGATGCTGCATGGTTATGATAATATCAATCTAAAGAATATGCAAAGGAGTGAACATGTAAAATCTAAACCTTCTAGTTCAATCCGTAATTCCCGTGTTCCTATGGATACTGAAGAACGGGGGTTATCTGCTAGGATGGCAAAG GAAGAGATGTTTAAGGGGGACAGGAAAGCAAAAAATACATACTGCAATGTAGATGGAGCAGGGATGCTTTCAAATGAAATTATG GTTGCAAAACGAGCTAAAGTTGACATGCTTCAACAATACAATGTGAAAAAATCACCTGTTGCTGAGATGGAACAAAGGAAAATTCAGAG ATCTGCTGCAGACTTGCCTTCTAGCTTTAGCGAGGATGAAACTGCTGACACCAATTCCTCACTGGATTATTAA
- the LOC114385186 gene encoding pentatricopeptide repeat-containing protein At5g01110 → MAKTLLTHNLSLQIHTLRPSSILLHQCHRNSTHAGPTVHDLVRARNLPEAQSLLLRMIRKRGVSRPQLIDSLLPSSPSSTHTNATVLDLLIRTYVQSRKLREGSEAFRLLRQKGFSVSINASNALLGALVKVGWVDLAWTVYEDVVASGTTVNVYTLNIMVNALCKEARFDKVKVFLSQMEGKGVFPDVVTYNTLINAHSRQGNVAEAFELLNSMWGLGLKPGVYTYNAIVNGLCKKGDYVRARGVFDEMLGMGLSPDAATFNPLLVECCRKDDACEAENVFDEMLRYGVVPDLISFGSVIGVFSRNGLFDKALEYFGKMKGSGLVADTVIYTILIDGYCRNGNVAEALAMRNEMVEKGCFMDVVTYNTLLNGLCRGKMLGDADELFKEMVERGVFPDYYTLTTLIHGYCKDGNMSRALGLFETMTQRSLKPDVVTYNTLMDGFCKIGEMEKAKELWRDMVSRGILPNYVSFSILINGFCSLGLMGEAFRVWDEMIEKGVKPTLVTCNTVIKGHLRAGNVLKANDFFEKMILEGVSPDCITYNTLINGFVKEENFDRAFVLVNNMEEKGLLPDVITYNAILGGYCRQGRMREAEMVLRKMIDCGINPDKSTYTSLINGHVSLDNLKEAFRFHDEMLQRGFVPDDKF, encoded by the coding sequence ATGGCGAAGACACTACTCACTCATAACCTAAGCTTACAAATACACACTCTCAGACCTTCATCTATCCTTCTTCATCAATGTCACCGCAACTCCACTCACGCGGGTCCCACAGTCCACGACCTCGTTCGTGCCCGGAACCTCCCAGAAGCCCAATCCCTCCTCCTCCGAATGATCCGAAAACGCGGCGTTTCGCGCCCCCAACTCATCGATTCCCTCCTTCCTTCTTCTCCCAGTTCCACTCACACCAACGCCACCGTTCTCGATTTGCTCATCAGAACCTACGTTCAGTCGCGGAAGCTTCGAGAAGGCTCGGAAGCCTTCCGCTTGCTGAGGCAAAAGGGCTTCTCCGTTTCCATCAACGCCTCCAACGCGCTTCTGGGCGCGTTGGTCAAAGTGGGGTGGGTCGACTTGGCATGGACAGTGTACGAGGATGTTGTCGCAAGTGGCACAACGGTAAATGTCTACACTCTCAACATCATGGTCAATGCTTTGTGTAAAGAGGCCAGGTTCGACAAGGTTAAGGTTTTCTTGTCCCAAATGGAGGGGAAAGGTGTTTTCCCTGATGTTGTAACTTATAACACTTTAATCAACGCGCATTCTCGTCAGGGTAATGTGGCAGAGGCTTTTGAGCTGTTGAACTCGATGTGGGGCCTCGGCTTGAAGCCTGGGGTTTATACTTATAATGCTATTGTTAATGGGTTGTGTAAGAAGGGGGATTATGTGAGAGCGAGGGGTGTTTTTGATGAGATGTTGGGGATGGGGTTGAGTCCTGATGCTGCCACTTTTAATCCCTTGCTTGTGGAATGTTGTAGGAAGGATGATGCTTGTGAGGCTGAGAATGTTTTTGATGAAATGTTGCGGTACGGGGTTGTTCCTGATTTGATTAGTTTTGGATCTGTGATTGGGGTGTTCTCCAGGAACGGGCTCTTCGATAAGGCGTTGGAGTATTTTGGGAAGATGAAGGGTTCTGGATTGGTTGCTGATACGGTGATTTATACCATTCTTATTGACGGGTATTGCAGGAATGGCAATGTGGCTGAGGCATTGGCCATGCGGAACGAGATGGTTGAAAAGGGTTGCTTTATGGATGTGGTTACGTATAATACTCTGCTGAATGGGTTGTGTAGGGGGAAGATGCTTGGTGATGCCGATGAGTTGTTTAAGGAGATGGTGGAGAGGGGAGTTTTTCCGGATTACTATACCCTTACCACTCTCATTCATGGGTATTGTAAGGATGGGAACATGAGTAGGGCACTTGGTTTGTTTGAGACGATGACTCAAAGGAGCCTTAAGCCGGATGTTGTGACATATAATACATTGATGGATGGCTTTTGCAAGATTGGTGAAATGGAGAAAGCTAAGGAGTTGTGGCGTGACATGGTGAGCAGGGGGATATTGCCCAACTATGTATCGTTTAGCATTTTGATAAATGGGTTTTGCAGTTTAGGACTTATGGGTGAGGCATTCAGGGTGTGGGATGAAATGATAGAAAAAGGTGTTAAGCCCACTTTGGTTACTTGCAACACTGTTATAAAGGGCCATTTGCGGGCTGGCAATGTGTTAAAGGCAAATGACTTCTTCGAAAAGATGATTTTGGAAGGAGTTTCTCCTGATTGCATCACGTATAATACTCTTATAAATGGTTTTGTAAAGGAAGAGAATTTCGACAGGGCTTTTGTCTTGGTTAataacatggaagaaaaagggCTACTGCCAGATGTCATCACTTATAATGCAATTCTCGGTGGATATTGTAGGCAAGGCAGAATGCGGGAGGCTGAGATGGTGTTACGCAAGATGATTGACTGTGGCATCAATCCTGATAAATCAACATACACATCATTGATAAATGGGCATGTATCTCTAGACAACTTGAAAGAAGCATTCCGTTTCCACGATGAAATGCTGCAAAGGGGATTTGTGCCAGACGACAAATTCTGA